atgctaggaatcacgaaatactcctttaatggatCGTGAGGGTAACTAAATAGAATAGATTAAAtagatcattatcatgattatactttAACGTCATGCTAGTAGTAAGTAGTATATGAATTTTATATGATATGAGAATAAATCAAATGATGTTGAACATCataacaaaattaacatgttgatttgaatgaaactGGCATGCAGACTCAGCAGATGCCAGAGTGAGAGTGAAAGCTtaaactttattttttaaatttaatgagAATAACTTACAAATCTTTTCCCAAACGATCTCAACATTTTGAATTATGATCTACTGGACGGTAAAACTGAAGACAACCTCAATATTTTGTTGTGTAAACTTCACAAATCATGAAACAAACAAGTGAAAATCAATCATTTGTGATCCCAATGGAAGTTGCCATTTAACTGGTGTTTCTATTTGTATACTAGATCAATTTTGTATTTTCAATTAAATTGGTTTTTTTACGGAGTAAAATTACATACGAATTTCCCCGGATTAAAACCTCAATGACGATTTATGTTGATGGTTTATTAATTTAATCGTAAATTATAATTATCTGGTATACTtaattagataaataaaaataaaaacactgatagATTGCGGATATTCATAGCACGTCACCCAAATTTTCCGTGGAgcaaaaataaaagttatataattttgcattttagttaGTTTCTGCAAAATTCTCCTTACTATAATGATGTATTCTAAAGTTACTCATTTTGGTCGTCTTATAGTAACTCAAAGAACACGCCCGGTAAGTCAAAATCATTTATATATAGCTTGTAAAGTCAccatatttattataatttaatacAATTTAGTCAAATCAACTAAGTAAGCTTCTAtgatatgagttatcttcagtctTCAGTGGGTGGCTTCCTATAACAGTTCgttgagctaaactggaagtgGGTTGTTTAGACCTCACAGTCAGTGCGGTGCTAAAAACATAAATTTGGTGCTGTACATCAGAAGGTGCGAGTAAAAAGTGGGCTGGCTGGTTTAAAGTGTCTTCAGAAGTTCAGGCTGGCCGGCGCGGTGGCGACATAGCACTGATTGAACTCATGGGCTTGAAGTTGAAAGCACAGCCACAGATGGAGGGCGCACACACAGCTGATTCGGGGAGATTGTTCCACACACGAATTGTCTTTGGAAAGAATGAATAGTTAGTAGACATCTATAGTTGCACTGGGCTGGCGATAACACAGGGCAGCTCATCTCCATTGATGGAATATCGGAAGAGGCTGGGTTTTTTCTTCAGGGTCACTGACATGATGGCACATTTCCCAACATTGAAGGACATAAGCCATGTATCGGCCCAGTTATAGTGTGACTCACACAGTGACAGTGTGAGCAGTGGTGAGTGTACTGTGCATGTGTTGATCATGTTGAGTGTACAGCTAGTTCTCCCCaattgtagtaactacaaatttcgaacatttgaggacttgttctcaagttataGGGAGTGCCAAATGTTTTCATTTCAAATGCTGCAAAATTTTGATATTGACAAACAATAAATTTACatgtatgaaaggtgaattcaaatttgccaccaaactgcatcattttatatatcaaattaaagcccttgagtaaagaaagccaaaactgaaaacctaataattaacagctggtctgctttatttgaagtgcatattgaagtttgtgacTTAGTATGTTATGTGCATagatattataggaagcttaaattggcaggctgTCATGCAATTTATCCGTCTCTTCCGAAAATATATTGACATTCTGGTTAACTTCTGGACATGTAACACCGGAAGTGTGACATGACCTCGCAGGACatacccaaaatgtgtcatattttttagtgcaaaaaaatcaaatttgtttgtcttttgCTCTGGAATATCTGTAGTCACAAATTGGTAAACCTGTGCAAGCTTCCAAAATTCGCCATTctgatttaggggttcattcatatattttcatttttctcaTACTGGTACTGGTTCTCATACTGGTACAAGTCTTTGTGATTTTCGCCCCAAGTTTTAAACTTATTTGCTTCTAAAAGCCTCTTTTTGAAAAATTGCAGGCCTCTTGGGCACAATAAGTAATTTATGctttataatatatttataagTGTCTTATTTATGTCTTCAACTTTAGGAGCAATGTCGTCGACTTCTGCATGCAAGTCGAGCCTTACAACATCCAGATGAAACCAAGCCTAAATCACACCCTAGCCTAGCCCCAGTATTAACTCCAATGTTACCACCAGGGTCATTTGACGGGAAGATAGCATTCATTACTGGAGGTGGCACAGGTCTAGGGAAGGGCATGGCTACAATGCTGTCATCACTAGGGGCACAAGTTGTCATCTCAAGCAGGTAGGCAAAGTGGCATAACAAAGGCTTTTACTCATATAATCATGAGTCATCTGTGATCATGGGTTCTAATCATCTGCAACTTCAAGATGTTCTTTACATGACAAGGTTTGCCTCACTTGTCTACCCCACCCTGGTGTATTGGGGAGCTGTTAAGGGATAATTAAAATCTACATGTAAGTGCTGAGAGGAGTTGTGCATCGGGTGCACATCTTGTTGCAGGGAAATGATTAGTGGCAGCAAAAGAAATAATCATATTTGGGCAAAGTGCACATTCAAATACCAAATATTTAAATGTCTTTATTTAGTTTTTATTTTGCTAGAGAAATATTCTACACTTATTCCAATTTAGATGTGAATATCTCAATTTGCGTCTCATTTTCTTTATCTACAGAAAGCAAGATGTACTTGATAAAACGGCTGAAGAAATCAGTGGCCAAACTGGCAATAAGGTGTTCCCCATTTCTGCAGATGTCCGTAATCCCGATTCCATCAAATCAGCTGTGGACCAAGCCATCGAACAAGCAGGAGGGTTACCACATGTCGTCATCAACAACGCTGCTGGCAATTTTATCTCCCCCACAGAGAGGCTTTCACCAAATGCTTGGAAAACAGTTGTTGACATTGTCCTTAATGGCACAGCCTTGGTCACACTTGATATAGGGAAAAGGCTTATTGAAGCTAATCAAGGTAGATATTATTGAAATAATGAGAGTAGAAAGTTTCAGTATAGATTACAGCTTACAGTCATTGTGGTTTCGGAGGCAAATCATATTGCAAATGCTACAGATGATTCAGACATGGCCAAAGTAGTGACTTGCAGACATGTTGCATTAGAAATATCTTCAGTTCAACTGCTATTTACACCGCTGCATCTTAAGCCGGGATCTTAAATTTAAGGTCTAACATCATTAGCCAGGCCAACTGGACAGATTTATACCAGTAATTACTAATGTTTGTGCTGGTATTTGGGTAGGTAACCTTGTCCTTATATAATATTACAATGTTCTTTTAGACTGGTCAGGACCTTTGTGAGTTTGACAATTTTATTATCATGGGTTGTATTTTGTCATTAAATGTTAAGCTTGTGTAACACTTTATGAACAAATCCAGATGTGTTGTTAAAGGTCCAAAATtattggcctggtcaactggcatgGCAGGTTtgtgcaggaactaaataccaatgattactaaatgtttatactaggatttagGCAGGTAACCCTGTCCTTACATACcacaatgttcttttagatggtcaggacTTTGGCGAGTTGCACacttattatcatggattatgttacttgtatgccataaaatgttgagcttgtgtaacactttatgaataaatcaTTGTGTTGTTAACCCTTTAATTTTGAGGGAATCATTTTCACCTAATCTCCATTTGAATCTTATTTCTTTAATTCTTTAAAATCCAAATCTCCTCCTAGTAAATCTAAAGCTTATCCACCTGTTAGCTTAAAAAAATTGTTAGAATCTATTTTTGATGAccattaattattattatgtgtCTATTCATGTATTACAGGAGCCAGTTTCCTAGCTATAACAACAATCTATGCTAAGAGTGGTTCAGGATTTGTAAGCCCAAGTGCAGCAGCTAAATCAGGAGTAGAAGCCTTGGCAAAGTAAGTTATATATATTTGCCTCTTTTTGGAGAAGTTTTTTTCCCAGTTGGCCttccattctttttttttttttttgctggtaTTTTTCACGCTGCTGATGTGATCTAGTtttttgtgttattcagatttctttcaTTATAATGTTGCCTGTCCATTCATTTATAATTAGCCTGATCTCTACACCTACTCTTGAAAAAGAAcagttttctttttgaaatgtctggtttttaattttatgtatttatttgtttgtacCCCCTTCCCCGGTGTTAACCCTACAGTATTGGTACCAAGAAAAAAAGTGGGGAGGGGTTGTATTGATAGAACCAAACAGTCCAAATTACATAACAGTGCCAATTGTCAAATCCCCAAAAGGGAAGTGGATAAAACAAGATGGTGGCCAATAAAGCTCTTCAAACTTTGCCTGTGTATACCTACATGTAAACTATTAAGGAATTGTGGTGAAACTGAATGGGGCTTTTAATTTAGAAACCTGTGATTTCTTGGTTTCAGATCATTAGCTGCTGAATGGGGACCATATGGTATAAGATATAATGTGATTGCACCAGGTCCAGTTCCAACAAAGGTGAGTAGCTCCATCATTCCACAAATTTTACAAGACGTTTCTCCAACACACCCCACTTCGTTCATAGCAGTAAATTTGGAAAATGAGACCTGTGATTTATAATGCTGCCAGTGGGGAAATGAAGCTATAACAAGTTTTGTTGACAAGCTAGTGAAAACTGCTGTCAGAACTCAACCATTCTACAGGTTTCATAATAAATTTCATGGCAGATTggttgtaaatttaaaaaaaaagatgataTATAATGCTGTTAGTGAGAAAGTGTAAACTTTTAAACAAACTAGTTTAGTTAGTAAGGTAGCAAAGTCTGATGAGAACTCATTCATATCGTGTCTCTTACGACCAGAGACTGGAATGCAATACCAAAATCAATCTACTCAAAGAAGCtttcatagtcatgatagtgcacCACCTCAACTAAAGTTTATCCACTAACATTGTATGCACTGCTCTAGTACTGGAGAATATTTGAATCTGGATCAGAGGTGTAGCAAGCTGGTGGACAGGGTGGGCGAAGTCCTGTGGCCCAGAGgaaaaagcgaaaatgaaataagggggaaaagagaaagaaagaaagaaagatgttaAAAGGCTCTTGCTACACCCCTGATCTGCATGTCTGGATGGTGGATGCTTTACTCTGATTAAGATTGACCAGTTTGACCAAGCTGTTTGAGTGGCTGGGCTTATTGTGAGCTAAGAGTTGATTGAAATTTGAACCAGTGCAGTggtgttgccccccccccccatacccccagttaaaacccaaaattatgaaagtttccactttttgcagcaattttgctcaaaattggtttatttttcccgcctctgaaattcacttccccctccCCGAAAAAAATTCTGGCACTGCCACTACCAGGGGGAGCAAGATGATTTTCGGGGATAAAATATCTTATCAGCCAGCATCCCACACAGGATGGCAAGATGTTCCACAAGGGCACATTGGACAGTTCCCCCACCCCTTCCGTCATTGGCTACACTGCTGCAATGGACAGTACACAAAAAGAGGCAAAGCAACAGAACTCATGATGATTAATTTCTTCCTTTTACTTTTACAGGGTGCTTTCAGTAGACTAGACCCAACTGGCCAATTTGAAAAGCAGCTGCTCAAAATGCTTCCAACCGGGCGGTTTGGAGATCCTAGTGAGTTGGCAAATCTAGCAACGTACCTTGTCAGTGATTACGCCAGTTGGATGACAGGAGCGGTTATAGATTTAGATGGTGGA
This DNA window, taken from Amphiura filiformis chromosome 16, Afil_fr2py, whole genome shotgun sequence, encodes the following:
- the LOC140136157 gene encoding 2,4-dienoyl-CoA reductase [(3E)-enoyl-CoA-producing], mitochondrial-like is translated as MMYSKVTHFGRLIVTQRTRPEQCRRLLHASRALQHPDETKPKSHPSLAPVLTPMLPPGSFDGKIAFITGGGTGLGKGMATMLSSLGAQVVISSRKQDVLDKTAEEISGQTGNKVFPISADVRNPDSIKSAVDQAIEQAGGLPHVVINNAAGNFISPTERLSPNAWKTVVDIVLNGTALVTLDIGKRLIEANQGASFLAITTIYAKSGSGFVSPSAAAKSGVEALAKSLAAEWGPYGIRYNVIAPGPVPTKGAFSRLDPTGQFEKQLLKMLPTGRFGDPSELANLATYLVSDYASWMTGAVIDLDGGEFVYRSGEFNMLSKVTKEQWDMMESMIRNVKGS